In the genome of Planctomycetota bacterium, the window ACATCTTTTTACGCTGGGCAAGGAGTTCAAACATCTTCTTTTTCCCATCGCAGGTGGTCTCGCCGATTAAGAGTTCGGACATTTCCAGGAACGGATTCGCCTTAAGCTTGGCATAGCCATAGGAACTCTTAATCAAGGGACAAAGGCTTGAAGGCAAATCCTCTTCCGCCGCGGAGATAGTCTGGTTGCTTCCCCCGCACATACAGACCGGAACGCCTCCGGCTGCCATAATTATTTCGCGCGGAGTGTATTCGCAAAAGATACCGACTATCTTTTTGTCATGAGCTTTGGCGCTTTGGGCGTATTCAAGGCAGTTGGAAATCATATTGTCAAAATAATCCAAAGGGCTTGAACATGATTCAGCGCTTTTCACTGTTTTGGAACAGCAAGCAGGATTCTTATTGTCCCATCGCGGGGATATGTTGCTACTACATTTATCTGTCATTTTATTTGGTAAGCAGGATATCTTTTTCCTGTTTGGCAACAACTTTCCCAATAATACAAGCATGCTTAACGCCCTGATTATGCAGTTCTTTCAAGAGTTTCTGCGCTTTTTTCTCAGGGACGGACATCAATAATCCACCTGAAGTCTGGGCGTCAAAGGCAATATGATGCATTTCCCCTGGAATGCCATCTTCTATATCCACAAACTGGCTGTAATAATCAATATTAGTAAATGAACCACCGGGCATGATGTTCTCACGCGCGTAGGCTTTGGCTTCCTCAAAGACAGGAAGTTTACTTATGGAAATCTTGAGAGTTACTTTACTTCCACGGGCGACTTCAGAAGCGTGGCCGATAAGGCCGAAACCGGTTATATCCGTCGCGGCATTTACTCCGACCTTTAACATCACTTCCGAGGAGGTTTTATTGAGCGTCGCCATTGATTTGGTAATCTTTTTCATTAACTCATCCGGAATAGGGCTCATGCTATTCGCCATGGTAATAATTCCGATACCCAGCGGTTTGGTTAATATCAGGATATCGCCTTCTTTGGCGGCGCTATTGGTAATAATCTTTTTGGGATGTATAAGGCCGGTAACGGACATCCCGTATTTTAACTCTGGGTCAAGCATGCTATGCCCGCCGACGATGACTGCACCGGTTTCCATAACTTTTTCCGCCCCACCGCGGAGTATCTCCGCTATGATATCGTGGTTTATCTTCTTGGCTGGAAATCCGAGTATGTTCATGATGGTCAGCGGTCTTCCGCCCATGGCATAGACATCACTCAATGAATTCGCCGCCACGATAGAGCCGTAATCGTAGGGGTCATCCACTATGGGCGTAAAGATATCGACCGTCTGAACGAGCGCGGTTTCGCTATTCAAGCGATAGACTCCGGCATCATCCAGCGTTTCCATGCTAACCAACAGGTTAGCATCCTTAAACTTAGGCAGACGGCGCAGGACCTGCTCCGTGTCCTTAGGGGACATCTTGCCCGCTCAACCCACACAGCCGGCGTATTTTGTCAGACGCACTGGTTCGGCCATATTCCTCCTTTAATATTTCGCCACTAAGACAGAGCTACTGCCTCCCTTTAGGGGCTAAGGCACAAAGAAATCAGCTAAATCCGCTTACAAAACCTTATTCATTTATCGTAATAGTTTTCTCAGCTTCAAGGTTTCCGGCCAGCGGAGAGGCATCAAACACTATTTTCATTTTATATTCCTTGGCACCTTTGGGTATTAACCACGAATACCCGTTGCAAGCACCGCCTCACCCATAGGTGGGCTTAATGCCGCCGGCAGGATTACCGTCACTGTCTTCTATGCTTAATTTCAGCTTTTTGTCAATGCTCCCTATGGAGGAAACATCATATCTCTCGCCGCGCGCGCCTATCACAACCGGGTTAACCGTTACCTGCCTTCCCGGCCTGAGTTCAGGCGGATTAAAAGCGATACTCACCTTAAAAGGCTTGCCTAATTTCAGCTCAAATGTTTCCCCCGGTTTAACGGTAAAAGGCACGGCGGAAGAAAATTCGAACGCGGAATAAACATCTCCGGCCGAGATTAAAACGGCCATTCCGCTTTCAATACGGTAACTATCCGCAGGCAGTTTTATCCCGTCAGCAATATTCTCATCGACATATATGGGACGACCTTTTGAATCAACCATCCTCAGATAAGTTATTTTCGCGCCGGGATTGTCCGCATCCAGTGAGATTTTCAATGCCCCTATATTTTCAGAAGGCGTATTGATGATTAACCTCTCGTGGGATTTTTCGCACCCGATAAGCATAACGAAAGCTACAATAATGATTAAATTCCGCATGAGACACCTCCTATAAAATTGATTTCAAAGCCTTTATTATTTCCGCATCTTCTCCGTCAAGGATGGTTCGGAAATCAAATAAGACCCTATCTCCTTTAACTCTGGTAAAAACTGGCAATTCCCTATCGCGTAATTTATCGGCAAGCGCCTGGGCGGAGATTTTATCCAACCTGACCGAAACGGCCTTGGTCGGAATATCATAACCGGAAAGCGAGCCGCTGCCGGGCTGAGAATATTCATCAAGCGCCTTAACTTCCAGTTCCGGTAAAGCGGTCTGCAAGATATTCCTAAAAGATTCGGCTTTTGCCGTAATCGTTTTAATATCCATGGTAAGCATTCTGATGGTTGGATTGGTTCGGAAAAGCGTTTCTTTATTACGGAATAGTTTAAAAGTCGCTTCCAGGGCGATTAAGCTAAGTTTGCCGAGCCGGAAAGCGCGCATCAACGGGTTTTTCCTTATCTTTTCTATATATTTTTTCTTTCCAATGATGATGCCTCCCTGCGGGCCACCCAATAATTTATCGGCGCTAAAGCATATTACATCAGCTCCTGCCTTGATGCTCCCGGAAACAAGAGGTTCATCTTTAAATCCGTAATCACTTAAATCTACCAGGGCGCCGGAACCGATGTCGTCAATCACCGGTATCTTATGCTTTTTGCCCACCTTGACGAGCTCTTCCAGTGGAACATCCGCGGTGAACCCGATTATTTTATAATTACTGTTATGGACTCGCAAGAGCGCCCCGGTTTCCTTGGAGATGGCTTTTTCATAATCCTTAAGATGGGTGCGGTTGGTGGTCCCTATTTCCACCAGCTTCGCGCCGCTGGTAGACATGATATCCGGAATGCGGAACGAACCCCCGATTTCCACCATCTGCCCTCGCGAACAAATCACCTCCCTGCCTTTGGCTAGAGTATTAAGTATGAGAACCGTAGCGGCGGCGTTGTTGTTAGTAATTGTGGCTGCTTCGGCACCGGTAATTTCGCAAATCAGTTCTTCCAGTATTTTATCTCTGCTTTGGCGCTTGCCCGTTTCCAGGTCGGCGGCAATTCTGGTATAACCGGCTAATTCTTTCCCTAATGATTCAAACACCTCGCGCGCCAGGACAGCCCTTCCCAAAGCGGTATGCAACACAATTCCAGCGGCATTTATCGCCCTACGGAATGAAGGCATGGACTTTGAATATAATTCTTTTTCTATCTCGGATACTAATTCATTATTACTCGGAATGTTAAACCCGAATGATTCGGCTTTTCCCAGAGATATAATTTGCTGCCTTAGCGAACCGAGAACCCCCCTTGCAGTATTTGCCACCATGCCGCGGGGAAAAGCCTGCTGAAGGAGTGATATTTTATCCGAGGCAAGCAATTCTTCTGTTGAAGGGATCTTCCTCAGGATTGATTTTTGCCATTGCGAAACGGTTTCTTTTGCCATCATATGTTACGATATATTTTATACTAAGTTTGTCAATAAAAAGAGCGCTGGAATATCCCAGTGATTATCCGGTAAAAGCCAACCCAAATATAAAACAAGAGGCTTTCATAATAAGATATCGTTTATTAAAGGTTGACAATATGAAAAGTTATTGTATGATTGGTTCTTATGAAGATAAAAAATATTTTGCTCATACTTGTTTTAATCACCGGCTTATTTATAAACGGTAAAAACACTGCACGGGCGGAAAACACAGCCGAGCTCAAACGGATACAAAAATTAATCGAGCTCTTGGGGGATGAAGACTGGGAAACCAGGGAGAACGCCACCAACGACCTGATAAACATCGGCGACGGCGCACTTGAACCGGTCAAAGGAATACTGACTCATCCCGACCCCGAAGTACGCCTGCGAGCCAAGCTGATATTTAAAACCATAAAATGGGGAGTTTCCCCCGAACTAAGGAATAAAATAGGCAACGTCATGAACGACTTTGAAGAAGGAACGACCGAGGTAAAACAGCAAATCATTAACCAGCTTATCCAATACGGAGTGTCAGCCGCGCCGATTTATTTTAAAATCTTATTATACGAATCAGACGAAACAGTAAAACAACAGGTTTACAGCCTATTATATACGTATTTAAACGATGCTGAGTTCCTCAAGAAATTACTCTCGGCATCCACGGATTCTTCGGACTACTGGATTAACAGGCTGATGGGAGACAGTTTCCAGCGGACAGCTGATTATACGGAAGCCATCAAATATTATGAAAAAGCATTTAAGGTAAAGCCGGCCGATACTAATTTAGTTCCCATATTGGATTCGGCGTATTCCCAGGGAAAACAATGGGAAAAAGGCATCGCACTATACGAAAACCTGATTAAACAGGGGAATAAACAGGCTTCTTATTATATCCGGCTGGGAGTGATGTATCATAAAGCCGCAAATAAAGATAAAGCAAAGTCGATTTTTGATGATATCCTCTCCACCCAAAAAGCAACGGCTGATGACATCCTTTCAATAAGCCGCTTTTACGAAGCGCAGGGAAATCTTGCCGAAGCCGTTGAATTCTATAAAAAAGGCGCGGGAACTTTCCCGGAAGATATAAATCTGCTAAATGGATTAACCATGTGTTACATGATGCAGGAGGATTATGATAGCGCCATTCCTGCC includes:
- the selD gene encoding selenide, water dikinase SelD; this encodes MSPKDTEQVLRRLPKFKDANLLVSMETLDDAGVYRLNSETALVQTVDIFTPIVDDPYDYGSIVAANSLSDVYAMGGRPLTIMNILGFPAKKINHDIIAEILRGGAEKVMETGAVIVGGHSMLDPELKYGMSVTGLIHPKKIITNSAAKEGDILILTKPLGIGIITMANSMSPIPDELMKKITKSMATLNKTSSEVMLKVGVNAATDITGFGLIGHASEVARGSKVTLKISISKLPVFEEAKAYARENIMPGGSFTNIDYYSQFVDIEDGIPGEMHHIAFDAQTSGGLLMSVPEKKAQKLLKELHNQGVKHACIIGKVVAKQEKDILLTK
- a CDS encoding L-seryl-tRNA(Sec) selenium transferase; this encodes MMAKETVSQWQKSILRKIPSTEELLASDKISLLQQAFPRGMVANTARGVLGSLRQQIISLGKAESFGFNIPSNNELVSEIEKELYSKSMPSFRRAINAAGIVLHTALGRAVLAREVFESLGKELAGYTRIAADLETGKRQSRDKILEELICEITGAEAATITNNNAAATVLILNTLAKGREVICSRGQMVEIGGSFRIPDIMSTSGAKLVEIGTTNRTHLKDYEKAISKETGALLRVHNSNYKIIGFTADVPLEELVKVGKKHKIPVIDDIGSGALVDLSDYGFKDEPLVSGSIKAGADVICFSADKLLGGPQGGIIIGKKKYIEKIRKNPLMRAFRLGKLSLIALEATFKLFRNKETLFRTNPTIRMLTMDIKTITAKAESFRNILQTALPELEVKALDEYSQPGSGSLSGYDIPTKAVSVRLDKISAQALADKLRDRELPVFTRVKGDRVLFDFRTILDGEDAEIIKALKSIL